A window of the Alnus glutinosa chromosome 4, dhAlnGlut1.1, whole genome shotgun sequence genome harbors these coding sequences:
- the LOC133866524 gene encoding mechanosensitive ion channel protein 10-like — translation MDGKQRALRGGEVRTVENKAPNEDQVVVEIRGEETSKNSIESSPRASESCRQSKACSESTTGFSRPAKISCPSPEISRFSRSHSKPPKIQTTNENLAQRQSLARSVYSKPPKSRFGEQPHSSYGNVCDENGSSLLNNKLSRSAIRRVSLMASPGRDAEEEIYKLVKLRKEKHRRVKIKVLVELITFVSILACLVASLTAERLKILMVWGLEFWKWCVLVMVIFSGMLVTNWFMHVVVFLIERNFLLRKKVLYFVHGLKKSVQVYIWLSLVLLTCVLLVNHGVKRSKTATKLLGYVTRTLVSLLVGAFLWLMKTLLLKILASNFHVNTFFDRIQESIFHQYVLQTLSGHPLIEEAESVGKSVGTGRLTFTSTKKKISKGNKEVQVIDIGKLHKMKHGKVSAWTMKVLVDAVMSSGLSTISHALDESVDDEGDEQTDKEITSEMEATAAAYNIFINVARPDCKYINEEDLLRFMVKEEVDLVFPLLEGEAGRIDRKDLSDWVVKVYKGRKALAHALNDTKTAVKQLNKIVTVILIVVTTLVWLLLMEIATTKVLLFLSSQLVVVAFIFGNTCKTIFEAIIFVFVMHPFDVGDRCVIDDIPMMVEEMNILTTVFLKLDNEKIYYPNSVLATKPISNYYRSPDMTSSVEFSVDYMTPVDRIGMLKDKITQLKISSSFSPLATILNQNKLTGPNYVDWKRNLDIVLTAEGHKFVLTQPCPEFPTLDASQEDNQRYDRWNKSNEMAKCYILASLSNALQHQMQAMSLASDIMFNLKEMFGDQGRAARQDTMRSLLNAKMTEGTQVRDHCLKMIACLNELKVLGAEIDTESQVDMILQSLPESFNQLKLNVSMNKKAYTLFELMNEIVAGEGILKAKASVNMAQASTSKSQPKGEGEKKRKGTKQVGKQVAPEVNMVGNKAAKAKAKKKCFHCDETGHLKRNCPKYLATKRQGVPGDQMIG, via the exons ATGGATGGTAAGCAGAGAGCTCTAAGAGGCGGCGAAGTAAGGACGGTGGAAAACAAGGCCCCAAATGAGGATCAAGTGGTCGTTGAAATCAGAGGCGAAGAGACTTCAAAGAACAGTATAGAGTCTTCTCCCAGAGCCTCCGAATCCTGCAGGCAAAGCAAGGCGTGCTCCGAGTCCACTACTGGGTTCTCAAGACCGGCCAAAATTAGCTGCCCGTCGCCGGAGATCTCGAGGTTCAGTCGCAGCCACAGTAAGCCTCCTAAAATTCAGACCACCAATGAGAACCTTGCACAAAGACAGTCTCTGGCAAGGTCAGTATATTCCAAACCACCGAAATCAAGATTCGGGGAACAACCTCATTCTAGTTACGGCAATGTGTGTGATGAGAATGGTTCAAGTTTGCTTAATAACAAATTGTCAAGGAGCGCTATTAGAAGGGTCTCGTTGATGGCGTCTCCGGGGCGGGATGCGGAAGAAGAGATTTACAAGTTGGTCAAGTTGAGAAAAGAGAAGCATAGGAGAGTGAAGATTAAGGTTTTGGTAGAGCTAATTACGTTTGTGAGCATTTTGGCGTGCTTGGTGGCTAGCTTAACTGCcgagagattgaagattttgaTGGTGTGGGGTTTGGAGTTTTGGAAATGGTGTGTGCTTGTGATGGTTATCTTCTCGGGAATGTTGGTTACCAATTGGTTTATGCATGTGGTTGTGTTCTTGATTGAAAGGAACTTTTTGCTAAGGAAGAAGGTGCTGTATTTTGTTCATGGGTTGAAGAAGAGTGTTCAGGTCTATATTTGGTTGAGTTTGGTTCTTCTTACATGTGTATTGCTTGTCAATCACGGGGTTAAGCGATCGAAGACCGCCACCAAGCTTTTGGGTTATGTTACCCGGACTCTTGTTTCGCTTCTAGTTGGAGCATTTTTGTGGTTAATGAAGACTTTGTTGCTAAAGATCTTGGCATCGAATTTCCATGTGAACACCTTCTTTGATAGAATTCAGGAATCAATCTTCCATCAGTATGTACTTCAGACCCTTTCGGGGCATCCCCTTATAGAGGAGGCAGAGAGCGTTGGGAAATCAGTGGGCACTGGTCGGTTGACCTTCACGAGTACGAAGAAGAAGATCAGTAAAGGAAACAAGGAGGTACAGGTAATTGATATTGGGAAACTTCATAAGATGAAACACGGCAAGGTTTCTGCTTGGACCATGAAGGTGTTGGTTGATGCAGTGATGAGTTCAGGGCTTTCCACAATCTCGCATGCACTAGATGAGAGTGTTGATGACGAAGGTGATGAGCAGACAGATAAGGAGATTACCAGTGAGATGGAAGCAACTGCCGCTGCCTATAACATTTTCATTAACGTCGCTCGGCCTGATTGCAA GTACATTAATGAGGAGGACCTTCTGAGATTCATGGTTAAGGAAGAAGTGGATCTTGTGTTTCCACTGTTGGAAGGAGAGGCAGGAAGGATCGACAGAAAAGATCTTTCAGACTGGGTG GTGAAGGTCTACAAGGGCCGCAAAGCACTGGCACATGCTTTAAACGACACAAAAACTGCTGTCAAGCAGTTAAACAAAATTGTGACGGTGATCCTGATTGTTGTGACCACTCTTGTGTGGCTTCTTTTGATGGAAATTGCAACAACAAAagttcttctctttctctcttcacaGCTTGTGGTGGTGGCTTTCATCTTTGGAAATACCTGCAAGACTATATTTGAAGCTATTATATTTGTCTTTGTAATGCATCCATTTGATGTTGGCGATCGATGTGTCATTGATGATATTCCG ATGATGGTTGAAGAGATGAACATTTTAACAACAGTCTTCCTGAAGCTCGATAATGAAAAGATATATTATCCAAATTCAGTTTTGGCCACGAAACCCATCAGCAATTACTACAGAAGCCCTGATATGACTAGTTCTGTTGAATTCTCGGTTGATTATATGACACCAGTAGACAGGATTGGGATGCTGAAAGATAAAATTACGCA attgAAAATATCGTCATCTTTTAGCCCTCTTGCCACTATTCTGAATCAAAACAAATTGACTGGACCAAATTATGTGGATTGGAAGCGTAACTTGGATATTGTGTTGACTGCTGAAGGGCACAAGTTTGTGCTTACTCAACCATGTCCTGAGTTCCCAACTCTAGATGCCTCTCAGGAGGACAACCAACGATATGATCGTTGGAATAAGTCCAATGAGATGGCCAAGTGTTACATTTTGGCATCTTTGTCAAATGCACTCCAACATCAAATGCAAGCCATGTCACTCGCTTCAGACATCATGTTTAATCTAAAGGAGATGTTTGGTGACCAAGGTCGTGCTGCTAGGCAGGACACAATGAGGAGCCTTCTTAATGCCAAGATGACTGAAGGAACTCAAGTTCGGGATCATTGTCTAAAAATGATCGCGTGTTTGAATGAGTTGAAGGTTTTGGGTGCAGAGATTGATACAGAATCTCAAGTGGATATGATCCTCCAGTCCCTGCCAGAGTCGTTCAATCAATTGAAACTTAATGTTTCTATGAATAAAAAGGCGTATACATTATTTGAATTGATGAATGAGATTGTCGCAGGGGAAGGCATCCTAAAAGCCAAGGCGAGTGTGAATATGGCTCAGGCTTCCACTTCTAAGTCTCAGCCAAAAGGAGAAGGcgagaagaagagaaagggaACCAAGCAGGTAGGCAAGCAAGTTGCCCCAGAAGTAAACATGGTTGGAAACAAGGCAGCAAAGgcaaaagcaaagaaaaaatgttttcaCTGCGATGAAACGGGGCACTTGAAGAGAAATTGCCCCAAGTATCTGGCCACTAAGCGCCAAG GGGTTCCAGGAGACCAGATGATTGGGTGA